A genomic segment from Rhizoctonia solani chromosome 11, complete sequence encodes:
- a CDS encoding Retrotransposable element Tf2 protein, whose protein sequence is MGTILSQQGEDNCLHPIAYISKLFSGAEASYNTYNKELLAIIKALEEWHIFLEAMHKPIQVFTNHRNLEYWMQAQTFNWRHACWRVFLSDFNFEIHYCPGKQLGKSDALSRRSDYTDTPQEPEIMLPSEVFANMLEEELEIVTEICSKLREDPSLNAIISFLTEDADNAPPSIWKAHRNYNWEEDLLWYRGKLVVPDSEPLKEQLLKEFHNSPLVGHPGQQRTLKLLSWNYWWPGMKSSAKEVGVAPPARPINVLMLPPLL, encoded by the coding sequence atgggaacAATCCTTAGTCAACAAGGGGAGGATAACTGTCTGCACCCAATTGCGTACATATCCAAGTTGTTTTCAGGAGCTGAGGCAAGTTACAATACCTACAACAAGGAGTTgctggccatcatcaaagccctggaggaatggcacatcttcttggaagccaTGCATAAGCCAATTCAAGTTTTCACCAACCACAGGAatttggaatactggatgcaggcacagaCATTTAATTGGAGGCATGCCTGTTGGCGCGTATTCTTGAgtgatttcaattttgaaatacactactgcccagggaaacagttggGAAAATCAGATGCCCTGTCCAGAAGGTCAGATTACACAGACACACCCCAGGAACCAGAAATCATGCTCCCCTCAgaagtatttgccaacatgtTGGAAGAAGAGCTTGAAATCGTCACAGAAATTTGCTCCAAATTAAGGGAGGACCCTTCCCTCAATGCCATCATCAGTTTCCTAACAGAAGATGCAGACAATGCCCCTCCCTCAATTTGGAAAGCTCACAGGAATTACaattgggaggaagaccttcTATGGTACCGTGGAAAATTGGTAGTCCCTgactcagaacccctcaaAGAACAACTACTgaaggaattccacaactcacCTCTGGTGGGACATCCAGGTCAACAGAGAACCCTCAAACTCCTGAGCTGgaattactggtggccaggaatgaagtcctCAGCCAAAGAAGTTGGTGTTGCCCCACCTGCCAGGCCAATCAATGTGCTCATGCTCCCACCATTGCTTTGA
- a CDS encoding Retrotransposable element Tf2 protein: protein MATSTSTTTSRVCLSKDPNYITLEEQDHCCAAGLCIKCSQKGHGIKQCPNGWKATIKETAKVAKDADIEFVSLALDLNKKLLLFINLYVQNFLAEPLKTLIDSGATLNFISPSIVEKYKIPKTQLENPQVVRMLDGTISQTGCIWHQVQLAVSANGHSHSIPFLQQGLVTFPEQVQIASEEEADLDPLADLPAQYHKFAKVFGEEEFKVLPPHREYNIAIDLIPNTKLSPGPIYGMTDAESKALKQHIDEELAMGKIRPSTSSAGTPVMFVKKADGSLRLVVDYQKLNDITHKSIYPLPQQDDLMAKLCHAKMFTKLDLRWGYNNVRIKEGDEKTAFRTKYGLFEYLVMPFGLTNAPAAFQHCMNNLFQDLIDVMVVIYLDNILIFLEKPEEHPTHIREVLSRLMKNQLFCKLSKCHFHVTMVDYLGIVISPASFSMDQKKIKAVTSRPQLKTVKQVQAFLGFVNYLCQFIPNFSSVAQPLHNLTKKDSPWL, encoded by the exons atggccacctccacttccaccaccactagcAGGGTTTgcctatccaaggacccaaaTTACATCACCCTGGAGGAACAAGACCATTGCTGTGCTGctggcctctgcatcaaatgcagtcagaaggggcatggcatcaaacaatgccctaaTGGATGGAAGGCTACAATCAAGGAGACAGCCAAGGTGGCCAAGGATGCTGA tattgaatttgtatctcttgccTTAGACTTGAATAAAAAACTGTTACTCTTTATCAATCTTTATGTCCAGAATTTCCTGGCAGAACCCTTGAAAACCCTCATAGATTCAGGGGCCACTTTGAATTTCATCTCTCCATCAATTgtagaaaaatacaaaatcccaaaaacccaacttgaaaatccacaagttgtgagaatgctagatggtactatatcccagactggttgcatttggcatcaggttcaacttgcagtctcagccaatggccattcacACTCTATCCCCTTTCTA CAACAGGGattagtcacattccctgaacaagttcagattgcctctgaggaagaagcagacttGGACCCACTGGCTGACCTACCTGCTCAGTACCACAAatttgccaaggtctttggtgaagaggaatttaaggtcctccccccacatagggagtacaaCATTGCAATTGACCTTATTCCCAACACCAAACTCTCACCTGGACCTatctatggcatgactgatgcagaaTCTAAGGCACTCaagcaacacattgatgaggaactagccatgggcaaaatccgccccagtacctCATCTGCAGGCACTCCTGTGATGTTTGTCAAGAAAGCTGATGGATCCCTTAGgttggttgttgattaccAGAAATTGAATGACATCACACACAAAAGCATTTACCCCTTGCCACAacaagatgacctcatggctaaactatgtcatgccaagatgtttACCAAATTAGACCTAAggtggggatacaacaatgtgcgcatcaaggaaggtgatgagaagactgccttcagaaccaaatatgggctctttgagtacttggtaatgccctttggtctgaCTAATGCACCTGCAGCCTTTCAACATTGTATGAACAATCTGTTCCAGGACCTAATTGACGTGATGGTGGTaatctacttggacaacatctTGATTTTTTTGGAGAAACCAGAGGAGCACCCTACCCACATAAGGGAAGTCCTTTCCAGGCTAATGAAGAATCAGCTATTTtgcaaactctccaagtgccatTTCCATGTTACAATGGTTGACTACCTTggtattgtcatctccccagccagcttctccatggatcaaaagaagatcaAAGCAGTTACATCAAGGCCACAGCTGAagacagtcaaacaggtccaggctttcctaggatttgtgaatTACCTCTGCCAGTTCATTCCTAATTTCAGTTCAGTGGCTCAACCCTTGcataacctcaccaaaaaggattCCCCTTGGTTATAG